A region from the Oncorhynchus clarkii lewisi isolate Uvic-CL-2024 chromosome 8, UVic_Ocla_1.0, whole genome shotgun sequence genome encodes:
- the LOC139415455 gene encoding dolichyl-diphosphooligosaccharide--protein glycosyltransferase subunit 4, with translation MVTDVQLAIFANMLGVSLFLLVVLYHYVAVNNPKKLE, from the coding sequence ATGGTGACTGACGTGCAGCTGGCCATCTTTGCCAACATGTTGGGTGTGTCTCTGTTCCTGCTGGTGGTTCTATATCACTATGTAGCTGTCAACAACCCCAAGAAACTGGAATAG